One Setaria italica strain Yugu1 chromosome I, Setaria_italica_v2.0, whole genome shotgun sequence DNA window includes the following coding sequences:
- the LOC101765577 gene encoding ubiquitin thioesterase OTU1: protein MEGAVVRRVIPSDNSCLFNAVGYVMEHNRNKASELRQVIAATVASDPAKFNEVFLGKPNEAYCAWILDPEKWGGAIELSILSAYYGREIAAYDIQTTRCDLYGQEKNYSERVMLIYDGLHYDALAMSPAEGAPEEFDQTIFPVNHNRSIGPAEGLAINLVKEAQRKRSYTDTANFTLRCGVCQIGVIGQKEAVEHAQATGHVNFQEYK from the exons ATGGAAGGTGCGGTCGTGAGGAGGGTGATCCCTTCGGACAACAGCTGCCTCTTCAATGCCGTGGG TTACGTGATGGAACACAACCGGAATAAGGCTTCTGAGCTGAGACAG GTTATAGCAGCAACAGTTGCTAGTGATCCTGCAAAGTTCAATGAAGTGTTTCTTGGCAAACCAAATGAAGCGTATTGTGCTTGGATTTTGGATCCTGAGAAGTGGGGAG GAGCCATTGAGCTATCTATTCTATCGGCATATTATGGGCGTGAAATTGCTGCATATGACATTCAGACCACCCGTTGTGATCTGTATGGTCAG GAGAAGAATTATAGCGAAAGGGTGATGCTCATTTATGATGGGTTGCATTATGATGCTCTGGCT ATGTCACCAGCTGAAGGAGCACCAGAAGAATTTGACCAGACAATTTTCCCTGTCAACCATAACCGTTCTATTGGTCCAGCAGAAGGCCTTGCCATCAATTTAGTGAAGGAGGCGCAGAG GAAGAGGAGCTATACTGACACTGCAAACTTCACTCTGCGCTGCGGGGTGTGCCAGATTGGCGTCATCGGTCAAAAG GAGGCTGTTGAACATGCGCAAGCCACTGGCCATGTCAACTTCCAAGAATACAAATGA
- the LOC101764767 gene encoding pentatricopeptide repeat-containing protein At4g21065 gives MAPPRPSPSLPAWATANALFRRHRRLLPLLLPAASLRDLLPVLSYCLVSGLARNPFVASRLLLTSSGLSLPFSLLLLSHLPASSLSSFSFNSLIRASPSVLALRLFDQMRRRGVPADPYTLPFLIRACNGSDPPLCKSLHGQGVRLGYGCHLFTQTALMNMYFACGSVVAARRVFEEMPARDVVAWTGLVSGYVDSGMYLKAVEVFQEMRGADDLVWPNEATVVSVASACTGLGSLEYATGLHSYVEKIGLEGKLIVKNALVDMYGKCGSIESARRLFCLMCEKDLHSWTAMISGLASHGHGKEAVALFFSMLEAGLNPDSTTFIVVLSACSHSGLVDEGIHVFNSMESEYRVSLSIKHYGCMVDLFSRAGLIHRAYEFVSTMPFEPNLEILGALLSACSINNELEIGELVLNKIESVCSYKGGAGVLLSNMYANQNLWQEVDTIRRKIKTEAIARKPPGQSLIATEVLCMSW, from the coding sequence ATGGCGCCACCACGGCCTTCACCTTCGCTCCCGGCGTGGGCGACGGCCAACGCCCtcttccgccgccaccgccgcctgctgccgctcctcctccccgctgcCTCCCTCCGGGACCTCCTCCCCGTTCTGTCCTACTGCCTCGTCTCCGGCCTCGCTCGCAACCCCTTCGTTGCCTCCCGCCTGCTCCTCACGTCCTCCGGCCTATCccttcccttctccctcctcctcctctcccatctcccggcctcctccctctcttcgtTCTCCTTCAACTCCCTCATCCGCGCCTCCCCGTCCGTCCTCGCGCTCCGCCTGTTCGACCAAATGCGCCGCCGAGGCGTTCCCGCGGACCCATACACCCTCCCGTTCCTGATCCGCGCCTGCAACGGCAGTGATCCTCCGCTGTGCAAGTCTCTGCATGGGCAAGGCGTCCGTCTTGGCTACGGCTGCCACCTCTTCACGCAGACGGCGCTGATGAACATGTACTTCGCCTGCGGGTCGGTGGTCGCCGCTCGCAGGGTGTTCGAGGAAATGCCGGCGAGGGATGTGGTTGCATGGACGGGCCTGGTTTCAGGTTATGTAGACTCCGGGATGTACCTGAAAGCAGTTGAGGTGTTTCAGGAGATGAGAGGTGCTGATGATCTCGTGTGGCCTAATGAGGCAACGGTGGTGTCAGTTGCCTCTGCCTGCACCGGTCTGGGCTCACTGGAGTATGCCACGGGGCTGCATTCATATGTGGAAAAGAttggcttggagggcaagttGATTGTCAAGAATGCATTGGTTGACATGTATGGGAAGTGTGGCAGCATTGAGTCAGCTCGTAGATTGTTTTGTTTGATGTGCGAGAAGGACCTGCATTCATGGACAGCAATGATTTCAGGGTTGGCTTCGCATGGGCATGGCAAAGAAGCAGTTGCCTTGTTCTTCAGCATGTTGGAGGCGGGATTAAATCCTGATTCGACTACCTTTATTGTGGTTCTCTCTGCTTGTAGCCATTCTGGATTGGTGGATGAGGGGATACATGTCTTCAATTCCATGGAGAGTGAGTATCGTGTCTCTCTGAGCATCAAACACTATGGTTGCATGGTGGACCTTTTCAGCAGAGCAGGGCTTATTCACCGTGCTTATGAATTCGTTAGCACTATGCCTTTTGAACCAAACTTGGAGATTCTTGGGGCCCTGCTGAGTGCATGCAGTATCAACAATGAATTAGAGATTGGGGAGCTCGTGCTCAATAAGATTGAGTCAGTCTGCTCCTACAAAGGAGGTGCTGGTGTGCTTCTGTCCAACATGTATGCTAACCAAAACCTGTGGCAGGAAGTTGATACCATTAGAAGGAAGATAAAAACTGAAGCAATTGCCAGGAAGCCACCTGGTCAGAGTTTGATTGCAACAGAAGTTCTTTGCATGAGTTGGTGA
- the LOC101759648 gene encoding MADS-box protein FLOWERING LOCUS C: protein MAKEPEMVAVAEAGGERKRKKTLGRQKIEIKRIKCASATHVCFSKRRNGLYKKATELCVLTGASLAIVVFSPADKPYSLGYPSVHAVLEGYLDPASYVPPTAAEAAALAAAAREYECERERLDKALEAEKRRRIALDAAARAAGVWTGDDDVRLKGMPELVAMLAALERVQAEANMMQRAHEVIAEEAIMMQQCAAAAGAGDAAISAFQFEYPGAGTFTADGAGGAGGSSYYQEAMGAQMMLMGGNVVSHGAHAPLPFAPMLLPPDLPPQPHFNYGSDRYNIAGYGYGYGYDLVDGSNHGAAYEMEGFHGTRTTTTCNFFG from the coding sequence ATGGCGAAGGAGCCGGAGatggtcgccgtcgccgaggccggcggggagcggaagaggaagaagacgctGGGGCGGCAGAAGATCGAGATCAAGCGCATCAAGTGCGCCAGCGCTACGCACGTGTGTTTCTCCAAGCGCCGCAACGGCCTCTACAAGAAGGCCACCGAGCTCTGCGTGCTCACCGGCGCGAGCCTCGCCATCGTCGTCTTCTCCCCCGCCGACAAGCCCTACTCGCTCGGCTACCCCTCCGTGCACGCCGTCCTCGAGGGCTACCTCGACCCCGCCTCCTACGTCCCGCCCaccgcggccgaggcggcggcgctcgcggcggccgcgcgcgagTACGAGTGCGAGCGCGAGCGCCTAGACAAGGCCCTCGAGGCGGAGAAGCGGCGGCGTATCGCgctcgacgcggcggcgcgcgcggccggcgtgtGGACTGGCGACGACGACGTGCGCCTCAAGGGGATGCCGGAGCTCGtcgccatgctcgccgcgctcgaGCGGGTCCAGGCCGAGGCCAACATGATGCAGCGCGCGCACGAGGTCATCGCCGAGGAGGCCATCATGATGCAGcagtgcgcggcggcggcgggcgccggcgatgcCGCCATCAGCGCCTTCCAGTTCGAGTACCCCGGCGCCGGCACGTTCACggcggacggcgccggcggtgccggcggcagcagctatTACCAGGAGGCCATGGGCGCACAGATGATGCTGATGGGCGGCAACGTCGTCAGCCATGGCGCCCATGCGCCGCTGCCTTTTGCTCCGATGCTGCTGCCTCCTGATCTTCCGCCGCAGCCACATTTCAACTATGGCTCTGACCGCTACAATATCGCAGGCTATGGCTATGGCTATGGCTACGACCTTGTAGATGGCAGCAACCATGGCGCCGCGTATGAAATGGAAGGGTTTCACGGGACGAGAACGACGACAACATGCAACTTCTTTGGGTAG
- the LOC101764365 gene encoding uncharacterized protein LOC101764365 yields the protein MDRRFRATPRASESSNHHQRFLRPGALARLRDSRIVARSLQSSACLLLPRSAPPLPSPPAVVAAAEQAGEPRFLGTGGSGRYPLRRRVAAARGVAFLPPPSP from the coding sequence ATGGACCGCCGCTTCCGCGCCACCCCGCGCGCGTCCGAGAGCAGCAACCACCACCAGCGGTTCCTCCGCCCCGGCGCGCTCGCGCGCCTCCGGGACTCCAGGATCGTGGCCCGCTCGCTCCAGtcgtcggcgtgcctcctgctCCCGCGGTCCGCCCCTccgctcccctcgccgccggccgtcgtcgccgcggcaGAGCAGGCTGGTGAACCGCGGTTCCTGGGGACGGGCGGCTCCGGGCGGTACCCGCTCCGGAGGAGGGTCGCCGCGGCCAGGGGCGTGGCgttcttgccgccgccgtcgccgtag
- the LOC101763954 gene encoding probable beta-1,3-galactosyltransferase 2 isoform X2 — MWTLPEASEIARPNAKVEEGNMPVAAECGSKKVQEKQDYRDILQVQDTHHDVQSLDKTIASLETELSAARSLQESLLNGAPVAEEFKVSESIGRRKYLMVIGINTAFSSRKRRDSIRYTWMPQGEKRKKLEEEKGIIIRFVIGHSAISGGIVDRAIEAEDRKHGDFMRIDHVEGYLALSGKTKTYFATAVSLWDADFYVKVDDDVHVNIATLGNILSKLALKPRVYIGCMKSGPVLSEKGVRYYEPEHWKFGESGNKYFRHATGQLYAISKDLATYISINKHILHKYINEDVSLGSWFIGLDVEHIDDKRLCCGTPPDCEWKAQAGNICAASFDWRCSGICNSEGRIWEVHNKCAEGEKALWNATF, encoded by the exons GTCCAAGAAAAACAAGATTACAGGGATATTTTACAAGTTCAAGATACTCATCATGACGTGCA GTCACTCGATAAGACAATAGCAAGCTTAGAGACAGAGCTATCAGCTGCAAGATCTCTGCAGGAGTCCTTGCTCAACGGTGCGCCTGTTGCAGAAGAGTTCAAAGTTTCTGAATCAATTGGGAGGAGAAAGTACCTTATGGTGATAGGGATCAATACCGCGTTTAGCAGTCGCAAGAGGAGAGATTCCATACGTTACACCTGGATGCCTCAAG gtgaaaagaggaaaaagcttgaagaagaaaaggggatCATAATCCGTTTTGTCATTGGCCACAG TGCTATATCAGGTGGAATTGTTGATAGAGCAATTGAAGCAGAGGACAGAAAACATGGGGATTTCATGAGGATA GATCATGTTGAAGGATATCTTGCATTATCGGGCAAAACAAAGACCTACTTTGCTACAGCTGTTTCACTATGGGATGCAGATTTCTATGTTAAGGTCGATGATGATGTACATGTGAACATAG CAACACTGGGAAATATTTTGTCCAAACTTGCATTGAAGCCAAGAGTATATATTGGATGCATGAAATCTGGACCTGTTCTATCTGAAAA GGGTGTGAGATATTATGAGCCTGAGCATTGGAAATTTGGGGAATCAGGAAACAAGTATTTCCGACATGCTACCGGTCAATTATATGCTATTTCGAAAGATCTAGCAACCTACATATCTATAAATAA GCATATCCTGCACAAGTATATAAATGAGGATGTTTCACTGGGTTCTTGGTTCATCGGGTTAGATGTTGAGCATATCGATGACAAAAGACTTTGTTGTGGTACTCCACCTG ATTGCGAATGGAAAGCTCAGGCGGGGAACATTTGCGCCGCGTCATTCGACTGGAGATGCAGCGGCATCTGCAATTCCGAGGGGAGGATCTGGGAAGTGCACAATAAGTGCGCCGAGGGTGAGAAGGCGCTGTGGAACGCCACGTTCTAG